A genomic region of Pseudomonas sp. MPC6 contains the following coding sequences:
- a CDS encoding lysophospholipid acyltransferase: MEKFKGAMLVGALRLFALLPWRAVQAVGAAIGWVMWKTPNRSRDVVRINLAKCFPDMDPAERERLVGQSLKDIGKSLTESACAWIWPAQRSIDLVREVEGLDVLKDALASGKGVVGITSHLGNWEVLNHFYCNQCKPIIFYRPPKLKAVDDLLRKQRVQLGNRVAASTKEGILSVIKEVRRGGAVGIPADPEPAESAGIFVPFFATQALTSKFVPNMLAGGKAVGVFLHALRLPDGSGYKVILEAAPEAMYSTDTETSCAAMSQVVERYVRAYPSQYMWSMKRFKKRPPGEERWY; encoded by the coding sequence GTGGAAAAGTTTAAAGGCGCCATGCTGGTAGGCGCTCTGCGGCTGTTTGCCCTGCTCCCGTGGCGGGCCGTGCAGGCCGTCGGCGCGGCCATTGGCTGGGTCATGTGGAAAACCCCCAACCGTTCCCGCGACGTGGTGCGGATCAATCTTGCCAAGTGCTTCCCCGACATGGATCCGGCTGAACGGGAGCGCCTGGTCGGCCAGAGCCTGAAAGACATCGGCAAGTCCCTGACCGAAAGTGCCTGCGCCTGGATCTGGCCGGCGCAGCGCTCGATCGATCTGGTACGCGAAGTCGAGGGGCTCGACGTATTGAAGGACGCCCTCGCCTCCGGCAAAGGCGTCGTCGGTATCACCAGCCATCTGGGCAATTGGGAGGTGTTGAACCACTTCTATTGCAATCAGTGCAAACCGATCATTTTCTATCGTCCGCCCAAGCTGAAGGCGGTGGATGATTTGCTGCGCAAGCAGCGGGTGCAGCTGGGCAACCGGGTTGCCGCATCCACCAAGGAAGGCATCCTCAGCGTGATCAAGGAAGTGCGCAGAGGGGGGGCCGTAGGGATTCCCGCCGATCCGGAACCCGCCGAATCCGCCGGGATCTTCGTGCCGTTTTTCGCCACGCAGGCACTGACCAGCAAATTCGTCCCGAACATGCTCGCGGGCGGCAAAGCGGTCGGCGTGTTCCTGCATGCCCTGCGGCTGCCGGACGGTTCGGGGTACAAGGTGATCCTCGAAGCCGCGCCAGAAGCCATGTACAGCACCGACACCGAGACATCCTGCGCGGCCATGAGCCAGGTGGTGGAGCGGTATGTCCGTGCTTACCCGAGCCAATACATGTGGAGCATGAAGCGCTTCAAGAAGCGCCCGCCGGG
- the tag gene encoding DNA-3-methyladenine glycosylase I, translating into MPRCFWCSEDPLYMAYHDQEWGTPLRDAQGLFELLLLEGFQAGLSWITVLRKRERYREVLFGFDVQRVAQMSDAEIDQLMLDPGIIRNRLKLNAARRNAQAWLALEDPVAFLWSFVGGQPVINHFKDRTEVPAVTPTAVEMSKGLKKAGFTFVGPTICYALMQASGMVMDHTRDCDRYATLVNGG; encoded by the coding sequence ATGCCACGCTGCTTTTGGTGTTCCGAAGATCCGCTGTACATGGCTTATCACGATCAGGAGTGGGGTACGCCGCTACGCGATGCGCAGGGATTATTCGAGTTGCTTTTGCTCGAAGGGTTCCAGGCCGGCCTGTCCTGGATCACGGTACTGCGTAAACGCGAGCGTTATCGCGAGGTATTGTTCGGCTTCGACGTCCAGCGCGTGGCGCAGATGAGCGACGCCGAGATCGATCAATTGATGCTCGATCCGGGGATCATCCGCAATCGCCTCAAACTCAACGCAGCCCGGCGCAATGCCCAGGCCTGGCTGGCGCTGGAGGATCCGGTGGCGTTTCTCTGGTCGTTCGTCGGTGGCCAGCCTGTGATCAATCATTTCAAGGATCGAACCGAGGTGCCGGCCGTGACGCCGACCGCCGTGGAAATGAGCAAAGGCCTGAAAAAGGCCGGCTTCACCTTCGTCGGCCCGACCATTTGTTATGCATTGATGCAGGCTTCGGGCATGGTCATGGACCATACCCGGGATTGCGATCGCTACGCGACTCTGGTGAACGGCGGTTAG